Proteins found in one Populus alba chromosome 14, ASM523922v2, whole genome shotgun sequence genomic segment:
- the LOC118032501 gene encoding BTB/POZ domain-containing protein At1g21780, producing the protein MSRFQIRISPSFQLSTDNGRTIKSEMADSKVDTISRLAQWRIENFGSFSYKKSDPFKVGIWNWHLSIEKNRYLYIRLFPEPSRASKEQPPIARFVLRVSNAGANNRRPYISPVHERSLRTSEDFVWPVDSSFHGRLIIDVEFLDLKVCPLNGGEASSIWPGDGMMPSVSTQGTLRCLSRMLDEAIHADVTIHTADGTLSAHKAILSASSPVFKSMFDQGLKEKESSTIDIEDMTLESCMTLLSYLYGTIKQEDFWKHRVSLLGAANKYDIAALKDACEESLLEDINTMNVLERMQEAWLYQLNKLKKGCLAYLFDFGKIYDVRDEISKFFRHADKELMVEMFEEVLTVWKPV; encoded by the exons ATGTCTCGCTTTCAAATCAGAATTTCCCCTTCCTTCCAGCTCTCCACAGACAACGGAAGAACGATAAAGAGTGAAATGGCAGATTCAAAGGTAGATACCATCTCCCGACTAGCCCAGTGGAGGATCGAGAACTTTGGATCTTTCTCTTACAAAAAATCCGATCCTTTCAAGGTCGGAATCTGGAACTG gCACCTGTCTATAGAGAAGAATCGGTACTTGTACATTCGTTTATTTCCAGAGCCGTCTCGAGCTTCCAAAGAACAGCCTCCTATCGCTAGATTTGTTCTTCGTGTCTCAAATGCTGGTGCTAATAATCGCAGGCCTTATATCTCTCCAG TTCATGAGAGATCGCTCCGGACAAGTGAGGACTTTGTCTGGCCTGTTGATTCTTCCTTTCATGGTCGCCTCATCATTGATGTTGAGTTTCTAGACCTCAAAGTCTGCCCTCTGAAT GGTGGGGAAGCGAGTTCCATATGGCCAGGTGATGGAATGATGCCATCTGTTTCAACTCAAGGCACACTTCGCTGTCTCTCTCGCATGCTGGATGAGGCCATCCATGCTGACGTTACCATTCATACTGCTGATGGCACCTTGAGTGCACACAAGGCAATTCTTTCTGCAAGTTCGCCTGTTTTCAAGAGCATGTTCGACCAAGGCCTCAAGGAAAAGGAGTCCTCCACAATCGACATAGAAGATATGACACTGGAATCTTGCATGACTCTCTTGAGTTACTTGTATGGAACCATCAAGCAAGAGGATTTTTGGAAGCACCGTGTATCACTGCTGGGGGCAGCGAACAAATATGACATTGCAGCCCTCAAGGATGCTTGCGAGGAAAGCCTCTTGGAAGACATCAATACCATGAATGTCCTTGAGAGGATGCAAGAGGCTTGGCTTTACCAGTTGAACAAGCTGAAGAAAGGATGCTTGGCTTACTTGTTTGactttggaaaaatatatgatgTTAGAGATGAAATCAGTAAGTTTTTCAGGCACGCCGACAAGGAATTGATGGTAGAAATGTTTGAAGAGGTGCTTACGGTTTGGAAACCtgtataa